A region of Desulfolithobacter dissulfuricans DNA encodes the following proteins:
- a CDS encoding PAS domain-containing protein, translating to MSQVRKFRLKYFGVACHKLFHGRDTPCSRCSAREAFATCKPVHTEVSQRNDLTSIRVSMHPIPGQQGPPRYLLVHVADITEARKTDLKLRQQERFLQAILDNLEDPVWIRDRDYRYLMANSSFSSLFGLKPEQIIGRKAEALHPESSFTQVDSTDRKALEQGIAARLEQPVTDINNTHHLFEIRKIPVHDDQGRIIGVAGIARDITDRKEMDQRYEQQEKQLQENEALLREILQAQEEDREILEQQLIEGLQHGVLPYLIKLQQTNLEPMARLFVETAMSNVKQILSSHGAELSTGLLRLTPMELKIAELVREGMQTKEIAARLGLSPATVNTHRRNIRKRLGLNKKSTNLHSFLNSISLQ from the coding sequence TTGTCACAAGTCAGAAAGTTCAGACTCAAGTACTTCGGGGTTGCCTGCCACAAGCTGTTCCATGGCCGCGACACCCCCTGCAGCCGCTGCAGTGCCCGGGAGGCCTTTGCCACCTGTAAACCGGTACATACGGAAGTGAGCCAGCGCAACGACCTGACCAGCATACGGGTCAGCATGCACCCCATACCCGGTCAGCAGGGTCCGCCCCGATACCTCCTGGTCCACGTGGCCGACATTACAGAGGCCAGGAAAACCGATCTCAAACTCCGGCAGCAGGAACGCTTTCTACAAGCCATCCTCGACAATCTCGAGGATCCCGTCTGGATCAGAGACCGGGATTATCGCTACCTGATGGCCAACTCCTCCTTTTCTTCCCTCTTTGGCCTGAAACCGGAGCAGATCATCGGCAGAAAGGCCGAGGCCCTCCATCCCGAATCCTCCTTTACCCAGGTGGACTCCACTGACCGAAAGGCCCTGGAACAGGGAATAGCCGCCCGGCTGGAACAGCCGGTCACCGACATCAACAACACCCACCATCTCTTTGAAATACGCAAGATCCCGGTCCATGATGACCAGGGTCGGATCATCGGTGTTGCCGGTATTGCCAGGGACATCACCGATCGCAAGGAAATGGACCAGAGGTATGAACAACAGGAGAAACAGCTCCAGGAAAACGAGGCACTGCTCAGGGAAATCCTCCAGGCGCAGGAAGAGGACAGGGAGATCCTCGAACAGCAGTTGATCGAAGGGCTGCAGCATGGCGTACTTCCCTACCTGATAAAACTGCAGCAGACCAACCTGGAGCCCATGGCCCGTCTTTTTGTGGAGACCGCCATGTCCAACGTGAAACAGATTCTTTCCTCCCATGGCGCAGAACTCTCCACAGGTCTGCTTCGCCTCACCCCCATGGAGCTGAAAATCGCGGAACTGGTACGGGAAGGTATGCAGACCAAGGAAATAGCCGCCCGCCTTGGCCTCTCGCCGGCCACGGTCAACACCCACCGGCGAAATATCAGAAAACGACTTGGACTCAACAAGAAATCCACCAACCTGCACAGCTTTCTCAACAGCATCTCCCTCCAGTAG
- a CDS encoding IS4 family transposase, protein MKSIPNSQKQQEAIRLHHRIDSFFDNFAIGTLLNRAGIRKIRGASPLVLLKAIFVLPFENNNFFRSIVAGNNHGFKKDAAYQLLKNPRYNWRKLLLLLAAKLVNFCDLLTDCDRKKVLIIDDSTYDRSHSKFVELLARVHDHTENRFLNGFKMLSLGWSDGATFLPLDFSMLSSANSQNRLQGITKKLDKRSIGYKRRQEAMTKATELLVPMIKRVLAAGIDASHILMDSWFAFPSVIQALSRHRPVICMLKDMPTILYRHCHTEIRLGELYKRIKKRRGKAKILASVIVETRDGLPVKIVFVRHRQKRGWLAILSTDLELSAEEIVRIYGKRWDIEVFFKMAKHYLNLEREMQLRDYDGLIGHTTIVMLRYLFLAFEQRLHDDPRTLGSLFYACSDELQDLSVLEALQRILSLALDKIRKIGVLPENIISNILDAVMSVAIDMLKPPAPSTS, encoded by the coding sequence ATGAAGAGTATACCAAATTCGCAGAAACAGCAAGAAGCAATACGTCTGCACCACAGAATCGATTCGTTCTTTGATAACTTTGCCATCGGCACTCTGCTCAATAGGGCAGGCATCCGCAAGATACGCGGTGCTTCGCCGCTGGTGCTGCTCAAGGCCATTTTCGTGTTGCCGTTTGAAAACAACAACTTTTTCCGCAGTATCGTTGCCGGCAACAACCACGGTTTCAAGAAGGACGCGGCATACCAGCTGCTGAAAAATCCGCGCTACAACTGGCGGAAACTGCTTCTGCTCCTGGCGGCCAAGCTGGTGAACTTCTGCGATCTGCTTACCGATTGTGACAGGAAGAAGGTGCTCATAATTGACGACAGCACCTATGACAGGTCGCATTCGAAATTTGTTGAACTCCTGGCCAGAGTCCATGATCACACCGAAAATCGATTTCTGAACGGCTTCAAGATGCTCAGCCTGGGGTGGAGCGACGGCGCCACGTTTTTGCCCTTGGATTTTTCTATGCTGTCGTCGGCAAACAGCCAAAACAGGTTGCAGGGGATCACCAAAAAGCTGGACAAGAGAAGCATCGGCTACAAGCGGCGTCAGGAGGCCATGACCAAGGCGACGGAACTTCTGGTGCCCATGATAAAAAGGGTGCTGGCGGCCGGAATTGATGCGTCCCATATCCTCATGGACAGTTGGTTTGCTTTTCCGTCGGTCATTCAGGCGTTGAGTCGGCATCGACCGGTGATCTGCATGCTCAAAGATATGCCGACGATCCTTTACCGGCATTGCCACACGGAAATTCGTCTCGGGGAACTTTACAAGCGGATCAAGAAACGCCGGGGCAAAGCAAAAATTCTGGCAAGCGTAATCGTCGAGACCAGGGATGGGCTGCCGGTGAAAATTGTGTTTGTGCGGCACCGGCAGAAACGGGGCTGGTTGGCCATCCTGTCCACCGATCTGGAGTTGTCCGCTGAAGAGATTGTGCGGATTTACGGGAAGCGGTGGGATATAGAGGTCTTCTTCAAGATGGCGAAACACTATCTCAACCTGGAGCGGGAGATGCAACTGCGTGATTATGATGGGCTTATCGGCCACACGACCATTGTCATGCTTCGCTATCTGTTTCTGGCTTTTGAGCAACGGTTGCACGACGACCCCAGAACCCTTGGCAGTTTGTTTTACGCCTGCTCCGATGAACTGCAGGACCTCTCTGTCTTGGAGGCGCTCCAGCGAATATTGAGCCTGGCGCTTGATAAAATACGGAAAATCGGCGTGTTACCAGAAAATATTATATCAAACATCCTTGATGCAGTAATGTCAGTGGCTATTGATATGCTGAAACCACCGGCGCCTTCAACATCTTAA
- a CDS encoding MBL fold metallo-hydrolase — MEVLFLGVGEACDEHHANTSVLLTTGDGCRILLDCGFTAAHRLFAHCRSAEEPHAVWISHFHGDHFFGIPLLLLRLWETGRTEPLTIISLQGGRDKVLAALELAYPGFEAKLQFPLIFKELDPGARLEFGGLTWQAARSIHSCTNLGLLLQDDRHRLFYSGDGRPTPETEQLMQGADLVIHEAFSLKDSIANHGSVLSCLDLARRADIGHMALVHLERNVRTGGAEVITTLLSEYPRIWLPTEDDRILLGDTPDLVPAR, encoded by the coding sequence ATGGAAGTCCTGTTTCTCGGCGTCGGCGAGGCCTGCGACGAACACCATGCCAACACCTCGGTCCTCCTGACCACCGGGGACGGCTGCCGCATCCTGCTTGATTGCGGTTTCACCGCGGCCCACCGGCTGTTTGCGCACTGCAGGAGCGCCGAAGAACCGCACGCGGTGTGGATTTCCCACTTCCACGGCGACCACTTTTTCGGCATCCCCCTGCTGCTGCTGCGACTCTGGGAAACTGGGAGGACTGAACCCCTGACCATCATCAGCCTGCAGGGAGGCCGGGACAAGGTGCTCGCCGCCCTGGAGCTGGCCTATCCCGGATTTGAGGCCAAACTCCAGTTTCCGCTTATTTTCAAGGAACTGGATCCGGGGGCGCGCCTGGAATTTGGGGGCCTCACCTGGCAGGCTGCCCGCTCGATCCATTCCTGCACCAATCTTGGCCTGCTGCTCCAGGATGACCGTCACCGCCTCTTCTACAGCGGTGATGGTCGGCCCACCCCTGAAACAGAACAACTGATGCAGGGTGCGGACCTGGTCATCCACGAAGCATTCAGTTTAAAAGACAGCATTGCCAACCACGGCTCTGTTCTCTCCTGCCTGGATCTGGCCCGGCGGGCCGATATCGGTCATATGGCCCTGGTCCACCTGGAGCGCAATGTCCGCACAGGCGGGGCCGAGGTTATAACCACTCTGCTGAGCGAATATCCCCGTATCTGGCTGCCCACAGAAGACGACCGGATTCTGCTGGGCGACACCCCCGATCTCGTACCTGCAAGATGA
- a CDS encoding PAS domain-containing protein — MSDFDWIECYPNAVTVCDREGIIIAMNQASRLNFRKRGGAELIGSSLYDCHSIGSGEIIRTLIREERSNTYIVNRKNRRRLVHQAPWYRDGVFGGLVETIIDLPEDLQPAGASEE, encoded by the coding sequence ATGTCTGATTTCGACTGGATCGAATGCTATCCCAACGCGGTGACGGTCTGCGACCGGGAAGGAATCATTATCGCCATGAACCAGGCCTCGCGCCTCAACTTCCGAAAAAGGGGCGGCGCCGAGCTCATTGGCTCGAGCCTCTACGACTGCCATTCCATTGGCTCGGGCGAGATCATCCGCACCCTGATCCGTGAAGAGCGAAGCAACACCTATATAGTCAACAGGAAAAACCGGAGGCGCCTGGTCCACCAGGCGCCGTGGTACCGGGACGGCGTATTCGGCGGCCTGGTTGAAACCATCATCGACCTGCCAGAAGACCTGCAGCCGGCCGGGGCAAGTGAGGAGTGA
- a CDS encoding VOC family protein, whose product MEISGIDHFVLTVSDIDETVAFYEKVLGMDRVVFGAGRVALKFGNQKINLHEVGHELEPKAKCPAPGSADLCFLTPLVLNEALRQVKQCGVEIIEGPVERTGANRKLLSFYFRDPSGNLIEVANEV is encoded by the coding sequence ATGGAAATTTCCGGCATTGATCATTTTGTGCTGACTGTTTCAGACATTGATGAAACAGTAGCGTTTTACGAGAAGGTACTCGGCATGGACAGGGTTGTTTTTGGTGCCGGACGCGTAGCACTGAAGTTCGGTAATCAGAAAATTAACCTGCATGAGGTTGGTCATGAGCTTGAGCCAAAGGCGAAATGTCCGGCTCCGGGATCAGCGGATCTGTGCTTTTTAACGCCGTTGGTGTTGAATGAGGCCCTCCGGCAGGTCAAACAGTGTGGAGTAGAAATCATAGAGGGACCGGTTGAGAGAACCGGGGCAAACCGCAAGCTCCTGTCTTTCTATTTCAGAGACCCCAGCGGTAATCTCATCGAGGTCGCAAATGAGGTATAG
- a CDS encoding DMT family transporter → MSTVNRTMGVIEWLLLITLSFLWGGSFFFIGVAVRALPPFTIVTLRVLFAALVLHAIVRAMGLKMPSDRKPWAVFVGMGILNNVIPFSLIVWGQTCIASSLASILNATTPLFTVIVAHFLTDDEKMTPWRLIGVLIGFAGVVLMIGPDALRGLGANVMAQIAVLAAALSYAFAGVYGRRFRSMGVAPLVTATGQVTASSLLLIPLALAVDRPWTLPMPSLEVWGALIGLAVFSTAVAYILYFRILAMAGATNVLLVTFLIPVSAILLGTTFLREHLALKHFVGMGLIGLGLAAIDGRPLQWLGRSRSSRGSSSDHC, encoded by the coding sequence ATGAGTACTGTTAACAGAACGATGGGAGTGATCGAATGGTTGTTGCTCATTACCTTGTCCTTTCTGTGGGGCGGCTCCTTTTTCTTTATCGGTGTGGCCGTGCGCGCTCTGCCGCCCTTCACCATCGTGACCCTGCGGGTCCTGTTCGCGGCCCTGGTGCTCCATGCTATTGTGCGAGCCATGGGGCTGAAAATGCCGTCGGATCGCAAGCCATGGGCCGTTTTCGTGGGCATGGGCATCCTCAATAACGTAATTCCCTTCAGTCTCATTGTTTGGGGGCAGACATGCATCGCCAGCAGCCTGGCCTCCATTCTCAACGCGACCACGCCGCTGTTCACCGTAATTGTGGCGCATTTTCTGACCGATGACGAGAAGATGACCCCATGGCGCCTGATCGGCGTGCTCATCGGTTTCGCCGGGGTGGTGTTGATGATCGGGCCGGACGCGCTGCGCGGGCTCGGCGCCAATGTCATGGCCCAGATCGCAGTGCTTGCCGCCGCCCTTTCGTATGCCTTTGCCGGCGTGTACGGGAGGCGTTTCCGCAGCATGGGCGTTGCGCCTTTGGTGACGGCCACCGGCCAGGTCACGGCCTCGAGTCTCTTGCTGATCCCCCTGGCCCTGGCAGTAGATCGGCCCTGGACGCTGCCGATGCCGTCCCTGGAAGTTTGGGGCGCCCTGATAGGCCTGGCTGTTTTCTCCACAGCCGTCGCGTACATCCTCTATTTCCGCATTCTGGCCATGGCGGGGGCCACCAATGTGCTGCTCGTGACCTTTCTCATTCCGGTCAGCGCTATCCTGCTTGGCACCACGTTTCTTCGTGAACACCTGGCGCTAAAACACTTCGTCGGCATGGGACTGATCGGCCTCGGTCTGGCTGCCATCGATGGGCGACCGCTCCAGTGGCTTGGCCGATCCAGATCCTCTCGAGGCAGTTCCTCAGACCACTGCTAA
- the istB gene encoding IS21-like element helper ATPase IstB, with product MEQLTSERLQDNLARLKLSRAAEVLDTVVQQAKEEKSSYVAFLDHLLEEEVAAKEKRRIQTAMKTAGLPSAKTIEEYDFSFHPQLDKGSVMELFDLSFITNKENVIFLGPPGVGKTHLAISLAIKACHHGFKVYFTTMDTLIKKLKEGATRQKAYLSSSLVIVDEVGYLPVSTQEAYLFFQFVSHRYERNSTIITSNKSFGDWQELFGDPVIATAILDRLLHHCRVINIKGHSYRLRGTRFQNRFSRNRNRKTRSMIHRL from the coding sequence ATGGAACAGTTGACCTCCGAACGACTCCAGGACAATCTCGCCCGTCTGAAGCTCAGCCGGGCAGCCGAGGTGCTTGATACCGTGGTGCAGCAGGCAAAAGAGGAAAAAAGCTCCTATGTCGCTTTCCTTGACCATCTGCTCGAGGAAGAGGTTGCTGCCAAGGAGAAACGCCGCATCCAGACCGCCATGAAAACCGCGGGACTGCCATCGGCCAAGACCATCGAAGAGTATGACTTCTCCTTTCATCCTCAGCTCGATAAGGGGTCGGTCATGGAGCTCTTCGATCTCTCGTTCATCACCAACAAGGAGAATGTTATCTTTCTCGGGCCACCCGGTGTCGGCAAGACTCATCTGGCAATCTCCCTGGCCATCAAGGCCTGTCACCACGGGTTCAAGGTCTACTTCACCACTATGGACACCTTGATCAAAAAACTCAAGGAGGGGGCGACCCGGCAGAAGGCCTACCTCAGCTCGAGCCTGGTGATCGTGGATGAAGTCGGCTACCTACCGGTCTCCACACAGGAGGCATATCTCTTCTTCCAGTTCGTCTCCCACAGGTATGAACGAAACTCCACTATCATCACCTCCAACAAGAGTTTCGGTGACTGGCAGGAGCTCTTCGGTGATCCGGTTATCGCCACCGCAATCCTGGACAGGCTGCTCCACCACTGCCGAGTGATCAACATCAAGGGCCACAGCTACCGGCTCAGGGGCACTCGTTTTCAAAACAGATTTTCAAGGAACAGGAACAGAAAAACCAGGTCAATGATTCACAGGCTATGA
- the istA gene encoding IS21 family transposase, with amino-acid sequence MDIISLHRQGLSMRAIAKKLGIHRNTVKKHIEGNTLPQYRKKKRQKSILDPYRQVIDDYLAEDDYRATWILDRIRNMGYTGSYETLRDYVRKVKERHSRLAYARFETEPGRQAQVDWGDLQVENPDGSFSTKYMFLMILGYSRAMYIEFVNQCTLETFLDCHIRAFHYLQGVPAEILYDNMKQVVTGRKQGKAVFNTEFLHFARHYNFTPRACPPYSPWVKGKAERPMDYVRQRFWRGYVYTSLEKLNRDAALWLDKTANSRRHGTHGQRIYERWQQELAALTSLPPSDYDTSIKIYRKVYKDCQISYNGNRYLVPYKMVGKKVMLKIKHRRILIYDDNVLLASYEEARGKNELIGNRLFYEQLKRDRQLVKRKYGRRKGKATRGLTTSSLFPQVEYRPLAEYERYAQGGGSWNS; translated from the coding sequence ATGGACATCATTTCATTGCATCGGCAGGGACTCAGTATGCGAGCCATTGCCAAAAAACTCGGCATTCACCGAAACACGGTCAAAAAACACATCGAGGGCAATACATTGCCCCAATACCGCAAGAAGAAGCGGCAGAAATCCATTCTGGATCCTTACCGCCAGGTAATCGACGATTATCTGGCTGAAGACGACTATCGGGCCACCTGGATTCTCGACCGCATACGGAACATGGGCTATACAGGCTCATACGAAACACTCCGCGATTATGTCCGCAAGGTCAAAGAGCGGCACAGCCGCCTTGCCTATGCCCGCTTCGAGACAGAGCCCGGCCGTCAGGCCCAGGTGGACTGGGGTGACCTCCAGGTCGAAAACCCGGACGGTTCCTTCTCGACCAAATACATGTTCCTGATGATTCTCGGCTACAGCCGGGCCATGTACATCGAGTTCGTCAACCAGTGCACCCTGGAGACCTTCCTGGACTGCCACATCCGTGCCTTTCATTACCTGCAGGGTGTGCCTGCCGAGATCCTTTACGACAACATGAAACAAGTGGTCACCGGCCGGAAACAGGGCAAAGCCGTATTCAACACCGAGTTTCTCCATTTTGCCCGTCACTACAACTTTACCCCCAGGGCCTGTCCCCCCTACAGCCCCTGGGTCAAGGGCAAGGCGGAACGACCCATGGATTATGTCCGCCAGCGATTCTGGCGGGGATATGTCTACACCTCCCTGGAAAAGCTCAACCGCGATGCCGCTCTATGGCTGGACAAGACAGCCAACAGCCGCCGGCACGGTACCCACGGTCAGCGGATATATGAACGCTGGCAGCAGGAGCTTGCAGCGCTCACCTCCTTGCCGCCATCGGACTACGACACCTCGATCAAGATCTATCGCAAGGTCTACAAGGACTGCCAGATCTCCTACAATGGCAACCGGTATCTGGTTCCCTACAAAATGGTCGGCAAAAAGGTCATGCTCAAGATCAAACACCGCAGGATCCTGATCTATGATGACAATGTCCTACTGGCCTCCTATGAGGAGGCCCGGGGCAAAAACGAACTGATCGGCAACCGACTGTTCTATGAACAGCTCAAGCGCGACAGGCAGCTGGTCAAGCGCAAGTACGGCAGACGCAAGGGCAAGGCGACCCGCGGGCTCACCACCTCCAGTCTCTTTCCCCAGGTGGAATACCGGCCCCTTGCCGAGTATGAACGCTATGCTCAGGGAGGTGGATCATGGAACAGTTGA
- a CDS encoding P-loop ATPase, Sll1717 family, translating to MLALNQDNSLPISEETMEDMLRLEAFVVDTYGSRDPDLTQTFSPTKELRLKPHFELDWKILKAGISPESVPVEELPTIIPEVNAAFLRTILRCLNPNHKYYIAFDQLDLGFNKSSPEYSSRLIGLLLASRDINLAAREAGINLFVVVFLRDDIYDSLHFEDKNKMTENYVSLIEWDTPRTKKTLKALMNRRFTVLLGGEEKQNINWGDVFNEEREMPGHQSKYDHIRDRTYLRPRDIIKFANLALKEYKQRIDSGEVEQGHLYKIDNVDVHNARVEYSEYLVREIDDEVHTHLPDYERHLDVLRAIGKWHFDKDEYESAFSKHYPEAQISSNEALEKLHQFSFIGFYRAGGRGFGGQSMFSVTENQEFALIVLRRVTVYIQGS from the coding sequence TTGCTGGCTCTAAATCAAGATAATTCCCTTCCAATTAGCGAGGAAACAATGGAGGATATGCTTAGGTTAGAAGCCTTCGTTGTAGATACTTATGGAAGTCGAGACCCAGATCTGACACAAACCTTCAGCCCAACAAAGGAGTTGAGGTTAAAGCCACACTTCGAGCTAGATTGGAAGATACTTAAGGCAGGAATTTCTCCTGAATCAGTTCCTGTTGAAGAGCTCCCAACAATAATTCCAGAGGTTAATGCTGCTTTCTTGAGAACGATTCTGAGGTGCCTGAATCCAAATCATAAATATTATATTGCATTTGACCAACTCGATCTCGGGTTTAATAAATCCTCTCCGGAATATTCGAGTAGGTTAATTGGACTTCTTCTTGCTAGTCGAGATATAAACCTGGCAGCTCGAGAGGCGGGAATCAACTTGTTTGTTGTCGTTTTTCTTCGTGATGATATATATGACTCTCTTCATTTTGAAGATAAAAACAAAATGACGGAGAACTACGTATCTTTAATTGAATGGGATACTCCAAGAACAAAAAAAACACTAAAAGCTTTGATGAATCGGAGATTTACTGTTCTTCTTGGTGGTGAAGAAAAACAAAACATCAACTGGGGTGATGTATTTAACGAAGAACGAGAGATGCCGGGTCATCAATCAAAATACGATCACATCAGGGATAGGACCTACCTTCGTCCTCGCGATATAATTAAATTTGCAAACTTGGCATTAAAAGAATATAAGCAACGAATAGATTCTGGTGAAGTCGAGCAAGGACATCTATATAAAATAGATAATGTTGATGTTCATAATGCGAGAGTGGAGTATAGCGAGTATCTTGTTAGGGAGATTGATGATGAGGTTCATACCCATCTTCCCGACTATGAAAGACACTTGGATGTGTTAAGGGCTATCGGCAAGTGGCATTTTGATAAGGATGAATATGAGTCTGCGTTCAGTAAGCATTATCCAGAGGCACAAATTTCGTCTAATGAGGCACTAGAGAAGCTGCATCAGTTTTCATTTATTGGTTTCTACCGAGCTGGAGGTCGAGGGTTTGGGGGTCAGAGTATGTTTTCCGTTACCGAGAACCAAGAATTCGCTTTGATAGTACTGCGACGCGTTACCGTGTACATCCAGGGCTCATAG
- a CDS encoding transposase — protein MSTLSRFIRNYRNSGKTFRRIKMRCHLNADTLYSRIREDFNRVVDHRAANSSISLPDVLMSGFAMFCLKDPSLLAFDERRREEPDSLQGVFGVSRIPSDSQMRTVLDEVSVRDLRRPFKSIFAQLQRGKVLEKMTWLGGYYLLALDGTGIYTSEKMGSDYCLSKRKRNGKVEYYQQMFAGAFVHPDRSEVIPTCPEMIVKQDGSSKNDCERNAAKRYLTDFRREHPHLKTIVIEDALASNAPHIQELQKHDLRYILGAKPKDHENLYQSVDEAADRGEITELHIADSNKTNVHHCFRFLNNVPLNKSSKDSLTVNFLEYWETDSEGNVKNRFGWVTDIPISGENAFDIMRAGRARWRIENETFNTLKNQGYNLEHNYGLGKKHLSAVFAHLMLLAFLVDQVQQMCCPLFQAAQAKYRTRRYLWERVRSCFNENFVPSMELILHCIVNGVRKPKLEFQWE, from the coding sequence ATGTCGACACTCAGCAGATTCATTCGCAACTACCGTAACAGCGGAAAAACATTTCGTCGGATAAAAATGCGCTGTCACCTCAATGCCGATACCTTGTATTCCCGCATACGCGAGGATTTTAACCGAGTGGTGGATCATCGGGCCGCCAACAGTTCAATATCTTTGCCCGATGTACTGATGTCCGGTTTTGCCATGTTTTGCCTGAAAGATCCATCGCTGCTTGCTTTTGATGAACGGCGCCGGGAAGAGCCCGACAGCCTGCAGGGAGTATTCGGTGTCAGCCGCATCCCCAGCGACAGCCAGATGCGCACTGTTCTGGATGAGGTTTCCGTCAGGGATCTGCGTCGTCCGTTCAAAAGTATTTTTGCCCAGCTTCAGCGTGGCAAGGTACTGGAGAAGATGACCTGGCTGGGCGGATATTATCTTCTTGCCCTGGACGGCACCGGTATTTACACCTCTGAAAAGATGGGCTCCGACTATTGCCTGAGCAAGAGGAAGCGCAACGGCAAGGTCGAATATTACCAACAGATGTTTGCCGGGGCCTTTGTCCATCCGGACCGTTCGGAAGTGATTCCCACCTGCCCGGAGATGATCGTCAAGCAGGACGGCAGCAGCAAGAACGACTGTGAACGAAATGCGGCCAAGCGTTACCTGACTGATTTCCGGCGCGAGCATCCCCATCTCAAGACCATTGTCATTGAAGATGCCCTGGCGTCCAACGCGCCGCATATCCAGGAGTTGCAGAAACATGACCTGCGCTACATCCTCGGGGCCAAGCCCAAGGATCATGAGAATCTGTACCAATCGGTCGACGAGGCGGCTGACAGGGGCGAAATCACCGAGTTGCACATAGCGGATTCCAACAAGACCAATGTGCACCATTGCTTTCGTTTTCTCAACAATGTTCCCCTCAACAAGTCCAGCAAGGATTCTCTGACGGTCAACTTCCTGGAATACTGGGAGACGGACAGTGAAGGTAACGTAAAGAACCGGTTCGGCTGGGTGACGGACATCCCGATCAGCGGGGAAAACGCCTTTGACATCATGCGTGCCGGCCGTGCCCGGTGGCGGATCGAGAATGAGACGTTCAATACCTTGAAAAACCAGGGCTACAACCTGGAGCACAACTATGGACTCGGCAAGAAGCACCTGAGCGCTGTTTTTGCCCATCTGATGCTGCTGGCCTTCTTGGTGGATCAGGTTCAGCAGATGTGTTGTCCGCTGTTCCAGGCGGCCCAGGCAAAATATAGAACGAGACGGTACCTCTGGGAACGAGTTCGCAGCTGCTTTAATGAGAATTTCGTCCCGTCAATGGAGCTGATACTCCACTGTATCGTCAACGGCGTCCGCAAGCCGAAACTGGAGTTCCAATGGGAGTGA
- a CDS encoding IS481 family transposase → MKVTLHKNARTTPAIRREIQQSNLSERALAAKYGISRSTARKWKKRDFVEDKSHRPHNLRATLSPVEEEIVVELRKSLLLSLDDLLAVVREFINPGMSRSALDRCLRRHGVSRLADLVPKEDKERKKVKSFKSYKPGYVHVDVKYLPRMPGESQRKYLFAAIDRATRWVYIEIRASKSAASAKGFLKNLIEKAPFRVRTILTDNGKEFTDRFCAHGERKPTGQHPFDKVCTEHQIDHRLIRPKHPQTNGMVERFNARIAEVVGQTRFRSARHLKDTLTDYCRIYNHHIPQKNLGHITPIQALKQWRKSNPELFKKSVYNLSGPDNYIQ, encoded by the coding sequence ATGAAAGTCACCCTGCATAAAAACGCACGGACTACTCCTGCCATACGTCGAGAGATCCAGCAGTCCAATCTGTCGGAAAGAGCCCTGGCTGCAAAATATGGTATCAGCAGGTCAACGGCCAGGAAATGGAAAAAGCGCGACTTTGTCGAAGACAAGTCGCATCGGCCGCATAACCTTCGTGCCACCCTCAGTCCTGTTGAGGAGGAGATTGTCGTCGAACTGAGGAAATCTCTGCTCCTGTCCCTGGATGACCTGCTGGCGGTCGTTCGGGAATTCATCAACCCCGGTATGTCGCGCTCTGCCCTGGACAGGTGCCTGCGGAGACATGGGGTGTCCAGGCTGGCGGACCTGGTACCCAAAGAGGACAAGGAGCGGAAGAAGGTAAAGTCCTTTAAGTCGTACAAACCAGGATATGTCCATGTCGACGTGAAATATCTCCCCAGGATGCCAGGCGAATCCCAGCGGAAATATCTCTTTGCCGCCATAGACCGGGCTACCAGATGGGTGTATATTGAGATCAGAGCATCCAAATCAGCAGCCTCGGCAAAGGGATTTCTGAAAAACCTGATTGAGAAGGCCCCTTTTCGGGTCAGGACCATCCTGACGGATAATGGCAAGGAGTTCACGGATCGGTTCTGCGCCCACGGAGAAAGGAAACCAACAGGACAGCATCCTTTTGACAAGGTATGCACAGAGCACCAGATAGATCATCGCCTCATCAGGCCAAAACACCCGCAGACCAACGGCATGGTCGAGAGGTTCAATGCCAGAATAGCCGAGGTCGTTGGCCAGACCAGGTTCCGATCTGCCCGACATCTCAAGGATACCTTGACTGATTACTGCCGGATATACAATCATCACATTCCACAGAAAAACCTCGGCCACATAACGCCGATCCAGGCCCTGAAACAATGGCGGAAAAGCAATCCAGAGCTCTTTAAAAAATCTGTTTACAATCTCTCGGGACCCGACAATTACATTCAATAA